From Carettochelys insculpta isolate YL-2023 chromosome 22, ASM3395843v1, whole genome shotgun sequence, one genomic window encodes:
- the C22H19orf33 gene encoding immortalization up-regulated protein: MDFDLAKAVGSDPKKAEERKKGGHPSGAGPAAKHKDGHGCSSDSSSSSSSSESDGEKQPHGPGHEHKKKKPKEKKPKKPKSKDKKETKSH, from the exons ATGGATTTCGACCTGGCGAAGG CTGTGGGCTCGGACCCCAAGAAGgcagaagagaggaagaaaggggGACATCCGTCAGGAGCAGGGCCTGCTGCCAAGCACAag GATGGGCACGGATGCTcctcagacagcagcagcagcagcagctcctctgagAGCGATGGGGAGAAGcag ccccacggccctggGCACGAGCACAAGAAGAAGAAGCCAAAGGAGAAGAAGCCAAAGAAGCCCAAGTCCAAAGACAAAAAGGAGACGAAGAGCCACTga
- the SPINT2 gene encoding kunitz-type protease inhibitor 2 has product MGRWGLLLLLAAALCAGARGREDLGEPGPPLPELCLLPKVVGRCRAAFPRWWYNATSQACQRFTFGGCEANLNNFLAEDECRRTCAPAADRPAWPSQPASNLLGYEEYCAAPQVIGPCRAAFPRWYYDPAAGTCKQFIYGGCKGNRNNYQRQELCLRQCTGATGGAEGSTTQGPEVHSTRVVVLAVLLAVLVALLLGCTVVALLRLRRSPELDKEHLMSGAYVL; this is encoded by the exons ATGGGGCGTTGggggctgttgctgctgctggcggccGCGCTCTGCGCCGGAGCCCGGGGCCGAGAGGACTTAGGCGAGCCCGGGCCGCCGCTGCCGG AGCTGTGCCTCCTGCCCAAGGTGGTGGGCAGGTGCCGGGCCGCCTTCCCGCGCTGGTGGTACAATGCCACGAGCCAGGCCTGCCAGCGTTTCACCTTCGGTGGCTGCGAGGCCAACCTCAACAACTTCCTGGCAGAGGACGAGTGCCGGCGGACATGCGCCCCAGCCGCAG ATCGGCCCGCGTGGCCCAGCCAACCGGCCAGCAACTTGCTCGGCTATGAAG AGTACTGCGCGGCACCTCAGGTGATCGGCCCCTGCCGTGCCGCCTTCCCCCGCTGGTACTACGACCCAGCCGCCGGCACCTGCAAGCAGTTCATCTACGGGGGCTGCAAGGGGAACCGGAACAACTACCAGCGGCAGGAGCTGTGTCTGCGCCAGTGCACGGGGGCCACGG GCGGTGCAGAGGGCTCCACAACGCAGGGGCCAGAGGTTCACTCCACCAGAG TGGTGGTGCTGGCCGTGCTGCTGGCCGTCctggtggccctgctgctgggctgcacgGTCGTTGCCTTGCTCAGGCTGCGCAGGAGCCCGGAGCTGGACAAGGAGCACCTGATGAGCGGTGCCTACGTGCTGTGA